The sequence GCGCGCACCGTCAGCTCCCGGGGCGCGTCGGATGTGCCGGCCACGGCCGACAGCCTCGGCCGCGCCTCGGCCAGCGGCTGCTGCTCGGAAGAGGAGAGCCCGGAAGAGGCCGGAGGGCTCATCGCGCCGCCTCGGCGGAGCGGCCCACCAGCTCACGCAGCTGCGTGAGGTCCAGCGGCTTGGAAATCTTGAGGTTCGGCACGTCGCGCAGGAAGGACACCGTGCGCGGGGTGAAGGCACCGCCCGTCATGAACACCATGCGTCCTGCCTGCTCCGGGGCGCAGCGGCCCAGCTCGTTGTACAGGTCCATGCCCGTCATGCCGGGCATCATCACGTCACACAAAATGAGGTCGAACCGGCTGCCCTCGCTCACCAGCCGCAGCGCCGCCTGTGCGCTGTTGGCCGTGGCCACTTCATGGTCCGCCGCCAGCGAGCGCTGCAGCGCCAGCGTCACGTTGGGCTCGTCGTCCACGACCAGAATCTTCGCCCGCGCGTTGGTCTGCACCGCCGCGGCCAGGCGTGGCAGCACCTCCAGCTCGCGCGTGGCGGCGCGCAGCACCACGCGGAAGGTGCTGCCCCGGCCGGGCTCGCTCTCCGCCTGGATGGAGCCGCCCATGGACTCGATGATGCCGTGGCAGATGGACAACCCCAGCCCCGTGCCCACGCCCACCGGCTTGGTGGTGAAGAACGGGTCGAAGATGCGGCCCAGCACGTCCGCCGTCATGCCCACGCCGGTGTCGCGCACCTCCACCATCACCTGCCCGCGCTCCTCGGAGCGGATGACGACGCGAATCTCGTGCTCGTGCGCGCGCGGGCCGTCCTCCGGAATGGCCTGCGCCGCGTTGAGCAGCAGGTTGAGGAACACCTGGCACAGCCGGGACTCGCTCGCCTCCACCGGCGGCACCGGCTCGAACTCCGTCACCAGCCGCGCGCGGTGGCGCACGACGTTGTCCGCCATCTTGCACGCCAGCTCCACCGCCCGGCGTACGTCCACCGGCAAGAGCCGCGACTCCTGCTCGCCGCGCGCGAAGACCTTCAAGTCGCGCACAATCGTGGCGATGCGCTCGGCGCCCTCCGTCGTCTCGCGCACCAGCTGCTGCAGCGAAGCGACGGGCGCCGCGGGGGCCAGGTGCTCCAGCCGGTCCAACCCCTCGCGGATGAGGTGCAGGTTGACGAGCATGTAGGCCAGCGGGTTGTTGATTTCGTGCGCCACGCCCGCGCCCAGCGTGCCCACCGACGCCAGCCGGTCCGCCACGACGAGGTGCGCCTGGAGCTGCTTACGCTCCGTCGTGTCGCGGTGGACCATGATGTTGGCAATCGCGCGGCCCTCGCTGTCGCGCAGCGGCACCACCACGGACTCGCACCACCACGTGGTGCCGTCCCTCTTGCGGAACTCCAGCTCCCCGCTCCAGCGCCCCTGCTTCTCCAGCGC comes from Pyxidicoccus parkwaysis and encodes:
- a CDS encoding PAS domain S-box protein, translated to MTTLDDLTTCAGLALAPPSSTGACLILISTTTPAAIGKAYRLEPGEHVIGRGSEATVRIDDHGVSRKHARIIRTDDGACHVTDLESTNGTLLNGVPVTTAELQEGDRLQIGTVTVFRFSKREVLEQREEQLRQALSAARVGIWDWNAQSGRVTWSEQVDRLLGLAVGKLSGRAMGLDEVVHPVDLPRVLEVLRTALEKKTQVDVEYRIEPQGSGWRWISCKGDVLCDASGTPARVTGTVMDITARKQAEQELQRQSLIFESIYDGVVITDLSGGIIDWNSSAERMFGRNKSEAQGQTLFSVLRPEEPDRTTAQVLTALEKQGRWSGELEFRKRDGTTWWCESVVVPLRDSEGRAIANIMVHRDTTERKQLQAHLVVADRLASVGTLGAGVAHEINNPLAYMLVNLHLIREGLDRLEHLAPAAPVASLQQLVRETTEGAERIATIVRDLKVFARGEQESRLLPVDVRRAVELACKMADNVVRHRARLVTEFEPVPPVEASESRLCQVFLNLLLNAAQAIPEDGPRAHEHEIRVVIRSEERGQVMVEVRDTGVGMTADVLGRIFDPFFTTKPVGVGTGLGLSICHGIIESMGGSIQAESEPGRGSTFRVVLRAATRELEVLPRLAAAVQTNARAKILVVDDEPNVTLALQRSLAADHEVATANSAQAALRLVSEGSRFDLILCDVMMPGMTGMDLYNELGRCAPEQAGRMVFMTGGAFTPRTVSFLRDVPNLKISKPLDLTQLRELVGRSAEAAR